A genome region from Trichosurus vulpecula isolate mTriVul1 chromosome 5, mTriVul1.pri, whole genome shotgun sequence includes the following:
- the LOC118850650 gene encoding olfactory receptor 6C1-like, with product MKNHSQVTEFILLGLSDDPDLQMVIFFFLLLAYILSIAGNVTIIILTLMDPHLQTPMYFFLRNFSFLEISFTTTSVPRFLGTIITEDKTISYNGCMAQLFFFILLGVTEFYLLAAMSYDRYVAICKPLHYTTIMSNRVCTLLVFFSWFMSFMIIFPAIILLQQLDYCADNIVDHFTCDYSPLLQLSCTNTQFLDTMGISWAVVTLMFTLALIIISYTYIIQTILRIPSVSQRKKAFSTCSSHMIVISISYGSCIFMYIKPSAKDRVSLSKGVAVLNTSVAPMLNPFIYSLRNQQVKQAFMDMIRKNVCFKKKP from the exons atgaaaaatcaTTCACAAGTGACAGAGTTCATCCTCCTGGGATTGTCAGATGACCCAGACCTTCAAatggtcattttcttctttctcttactgGCCTACATCCTCAGCATTGCTGGGAATGTGACTATCATCATCCTAACCCTGATGGATCCCCACCTCCAGACCCCAATGTATTTCTTCCTCCGGAATTTCTCCTTCTTAGAAATTTCATTTACAACTACCAGTGTTCCCAGATTCTTGGGAACCATTATTACTGAGGACAAGACCATTTCCTATAATGGCTGTATGGCTCAGTTgttcttcttcattcttttgggaGTAACTGAATTTTACCTTCTAGCAGCCATGTCCTATGACCGCTATGTAGCCATCTGCAAGCCCCTACATTACACGACCATCATGAGCAACAGAGTCTGTACATTGCTTGTGTTCTTCTCATGGTTTATGTCATTCATGATCATCTTCCCAGCAATCATTCTGCTTcagcaacttgactattgtgctgATAATATCGTTGACCACTTCACCTGTGACTATTCTCCCCTCTTACAGTTATCCTGTACAAATACACAATTCTTAGACACAATGGGCATTTCTTGGGCTGTGGTGACTCTTATGTTTACACTGGCATTAATAATTATCTCCTATACATATATCATCCAGACAATTCTGCGGATCCCCTCTGTCAGTCAGAGGAAAAAGGCTTTTTCCACCTGCTCTTCTCACATGattgttatctccatttcttACGGTAGCTGTATCTTCATGTACATCAAACCCTCAGCAAAGGACAGAGTCTCTTTGAGCAAGGGAGTTGCTGTGCTTAATACATCAGTAGCCCCCATGTTGAATCCCTTCATTTATAGCCTAAGGAATCAGCAAGTGAAACAAGCCTTCATGGACATGATACGGAAG Aatgtgtgctttaaaaaaaaaccctag